A region of Sphingobium baderi DNA encodes the following proteins:
- a CDS encoding MotA/TolQ/ExbB proton channel family protein — protein sequence MVGILGHLFDPLTLMAMVAGIGLVALLQNGGAHFARAFAALRPLVTARPARDRDAARAAMLRIDQVAQLRGLSCTDRVKTADPFLGEAARRLANCEKVEQFELWAAQALADRGQRHAAVRNVWLSIADAAPALGMAGTIIGLVGMFAAMDDPARLGPSMALALLTTLYGVVIANIVAAPIAARLADLSERELAWQQEAVARMLAIARRENAPLRRASIREVA from the coding sequence ATGGTGGGAATATTGGGGCATCTGTTCGATCCGCTGACCTTGATGGCGATGGTCGCGGGCATCGGGCTGGTGGCGCTGTTGCAGAATGGCGGGGCGCATTTCGCGCGCGCCTTCGCTGCGCTGAGGCCGCTCGTCACGGCCCGCCCCGCGCGGGATCGCGATGCGGCGCGCGCGGCGATGCTCAGGATCGACCAGGTGGCGCAGTTGCGCGGGCTTTCCTGCACGGACCGGGTCAAGACCGCCGATCCCTTCCTGGGGGAAGCCGCGCGCCGCCTCGCCAATTGCGAGAAGGTGGAGCAGTTCGAGCTATGGGCCGCGCAGGCGCTGGCGGATCGCGGGCAAAGGCACGCGGCGGTCCGCAATGTGTGGCTGTCGATCGCCGACGCCGCGCCCGCGCTGGGCATGGCGGGGACGATCATCGGCCTTGTCGGCATGTTCGCGGCGATGGACGATCCCGCCAGGCTGGGGCCGTCCATGGCGCTCGCGCTGCTGACGACGCTCTATGGCGTGGTGATCGCGAATATCGTCGCCGCGCCGATTGCCGCGCGGCTGGCCGACCTGTCCGAGCGGGAACTGGCCTGGCAGCAGGAAGCCGTGGCGCGGATGCTGGCCATCGCGCGGCGCGAAAATGCACCGTTGCGGCGCGCTTCGATCCGTGAGGTCGCATGA
- a CDS encoding flagellar motor protein MotB: protein MSAPPAPAMVRRNRWAVSFADLLLLLLAFFVLLQASGQRRDVMLAGLSQQFGGRPMRQGIELRAAELFVPGEALLTGAGKARLTAIAREFSRESGGIEVRSHGTDPARQRFDDWDLAAARLGAVARALRAEGIAGSRLAIRGLDQAEGKAGQGQVIRIAPDVK from the coding sequence ATGAGCGCGCCTCCCGCTCCAGCCATGGTCCGGCGAAACCGATGGGCCGTCAGCTTTGCCGATCTGCTGCTGTTGCTGCTGGCCTTCTTCGTGCTGTTGCAGGCGAGCGGGCAGCGGCGCGACGTCATGCTGGCGGGCCTGAGCCAGCAATTTGGCGGGCGGCCGATGCGGCAGGGGATCGAACTGCGCGCGGCGGAGCTGTTCGTGCCGGGCGAGGCGCTGCTGACTGGCGCGGGCAAGGCGCGGTTGACGGCCATTGCCCGCGAATTTTCGCGCGAAAGCGGCGGGATCGAGGTCCGCAGCCATGGCACGGACCCGGCGCGGCAGCGGTTCGATGACTGGGATCTGGCGGCGGCGCGGCTGGGCGCAGTGGCGCGGGCCTTGCGGGCCGAAGGGATTGCGGGCAGCCGTCTGGCGATCCGCGGGCTGGATCAGGCCGAAGGGAAGGCGGGGCAGGGACAGGTCATCCGCATCGCGCCTGATGTTAAGTGA
- a CDS encoding flagella basal body P-ring formation protein FlgA: protein MSARPALAQQKFENLDRIDSLVAMTVGANLGEPGGPAAPVDRRLKLAACPTTPNVEGPVFGAAMVKCDALGWRIRVPLVPGGAAAASGPVARYGMASRPAPKENAVKRGDPVQLMAGNAVFSVSRMMIADEDGAVGETIRVREDRKSSPILAQVVEMGIVRVPGFNDF, encoded by the coding sequence ATGAGCGCCCGACCGGCGCTGGCGCAGCAGAAATTCGAGAATCTGGATCGGATCGACAGTCTGGTGGCGATGACCGTGGGCGCCAATCTGGGCGAGCCGGGCGGACCCGCCGCGCCGGTCGACCGGCGGCTGAAACTGGCGGCCTGTCCCACCACGCCCAATGTCGAGGGGCCGGTTTTCGGCGCCGCGATGGTGAAGTGCGATGCGCTGGGCTGGCGTATCCGGGTGCCTTTGGTCCCCGGCGGCGCGGCGGCGGCGTCCGGGCCGGTGGCGCGCTATGGCATGGCGAGCAGGCCGGCGCCGAAGGAAAACGCGGTCAAGCGCGGCGACCCCGTGCAATTGATGGCGGGCAACGCGGTGTTCAGCGTATCGCGCATGATGATCGCGGACGAAGATGGCGCGGTCGGAGAGACGATCCGCGTGCGCGAGGACAGGAAATCGTCGCCCATTTTGGCGCAGGTCGTGGAAATGGGAATTGTGCGCGTTCCGGGATTTAATGATTTTTGA
- the flgM gene encoding flagellar biosynthesis anti-sigma factor FlgM translates to MIKSVGQSLSAAVEASRIRDGGKVRASSVGTAGAPASSAASASPAARMAAQGAPVDMDRVAAIKAAIASGNYPVDPAAIADRMLALDLPVAG, encoded by the coding sequence ATGATCAAGTCAGTTGGCCAGAGCCTGAGCGCCGCAGTCGAAGCTTCCCGCATCCGGGATGGCGGCAAGGTGCGCGCATCCTCCGTGGGCACGGCTGGCGCGCCCGCTTCATCGGCGGCTTCGGCAAGCCCGGCGGCCCGCATGGCGGCGCAAGGCGCGCCGGTCGACATGGATCGCGTCGCGGCGATCAAGGCGGCCATCGCATCGGGCAATTATCCGGTCGATCCGGCGGCGATTGCCGACCGGATGCTGGCGCTCGACCTGCCGGTCGCGGGTTAG
- a CDS encoding lytic transglycosylase domain-containing protein: MSAFADITVTGASAGNRVTNAIAMASRRTGVDFGYLLGQAKIESSLNPNARASTSSARGLYQFIDQSWLAVIDKHGSEYGLGWAADAVSRGSNGRYYVSDPNLRQQILDLRSHPETASVMAAEHAADNKAYLEQRLGREAQPVDLYLAHFLGVGGAAKFLSTHDRAPQATAASLFPAAARANRSIFYDRQGHARSFAEIRDRFAGKLQKGMDSIGGDVRYADASASLPANAKTIQPADYVRIETQRLASAADVTVTPQPQTARLAYLMLATLGR; encoded by the coding sequence GTGTCGGCATTCGCGGACATCACGGTAACGGGGGCTTCGGCCGGCAATCGCGTCACCAACGCGATCGCCATGGCCAGCCGCAGGACGGGCGTCGATTTCGGCTACCTGCTGGGGCAGGCGAAGATCGAAAGCAGCCTCAATCCCAATGCGCGCGCGTCGACGTCGTCCGCGCGGGGCCTTTATCAATTCATCGACCAGAGCTGGCTCGCCGTCATCGACAAGCATGGCAGCGAATATGGCCTTGGCTGGGCCGCCGATGCGGTCAGCCGGGGTAGCAATGGCCGCTATTATGTGTCGGACCCGAATTTGCGGCAGCAGATACTGGATCTGCGGAGCCACCCGGAGACGGCTTCGGTCATGGCGGCGGAACATGCCGCGGACAACAAAGCCTATCTGGAGCAGCGGCTGGGCCGTGAAGCGCAGCCGGTCGACCTCTATCTCGCGCACTTCCTGGGCGTGGGCGGGGCCGCCAAGTTCCTGTCCACGCATGATCGCGCGCCGCAGGCGACGGCGGCTTCGCTGTTCCCGGCGGCGGCGCGGGCCAATCGGTCGATCTTCTACGACAGGCAGGGCCATGCCCGCAGCTTCGCCGAGATTCGCGACCGTTTCGCGGGCAAGCTGCAAAAAGGCATGGATTCGATCGGCGGCGATGTCCGCTATGCCGATGCCTCCGCGTCCCTGCCCGCCAATGCCAAGACCATTCAGCCCGCCGATTATGTGCGGATCGAAACCCAGCGCCTTGCCAGCGCGGCGGACGTCACCGTGACGCCCCAGCCGCAGACGGCGCGCCTCGCCTATCTCATGCTCGCCACCCTCGGAAGGTAA
- the flhA gene encoding flagellar biosynthesis protein FlhA has product MTPAQVKAKIWTNAAKGAVLPLATLMVVLFMMVPVPAVMLDIGFITNIMISLAVLMVALNAAKPLDFSSFPTVLLFATLLRLALNVASTRVVLVQGHEGSDAAGHVIEAFGHFLIGGDYVVGIFVFAILMIINLVVITKGAGRVSEVSARFTLDALPGKQMAIDADLNAGLLTPEEAKVRRREVATEADFYGSMDGASKFVKGDAVAGILILAINIVGGIILGVVSHGLSMGEAAQTYIVLAIGDALVAQVPALLLSIAAAAIVTRVGSEQDLGGQITSQFGSGRAWVPVAAILAFLGVLPGMPHFIILTAAAVAGGIAWQLRKAGQRKAAEPAPAPPPANPALIEWDDVSDGAILGLEIGYGLISLVDERKGAPLMARITGIRRQLSKELGFVVPMVRVKDNLSLEPNQYRITIAGVVVGEDEIWPEDLLALDSGALEGTVSGRETKDPTFGLEAVWISPARRSEAVIAGYTVVDPPTVVATHLNQLIAMNASEMFGLDEARKLLDNLKDAAPQLVDGLTPGLLSLTQISALCRALLSEGIALKDFRRICEAMVDAARPDMSHEQLVEAVRQRIGALIIQGLVPVKMPLPVITLDGDLEALLAQAMRVAGDAKHPIEPALANRIIEAVVQAARPLLGQARNFAIVTSPIARRALARLFKPHLPETPVLSFLEIPDGKGVEVVAVVGGEQRPIPRHDPAPARERVA; this is encoded by the coding sequence ATGACTCCTGCCCAAGTCAAAGCGAAGATCTGGACGAACGCCGCCAAGGGGGCGGTGCTGCCCCTTGCGACATTGATGGTCGTGCTGTTCATGATGGTGCCCGTGCCGGCGGTGATGCTGGACATCGGGTTCATCACCAACATCATGATTTCGCTGGCGGTGCTGATGGTGGCGCTCAACGCCGCCAAGCCGCTGGATTTTTCGAGCTTCCCGACGGTGCTGTTGTTCGCGACGCTGCTGCGGCTGGCGCTGAACGTCGCGTCGACGCGCGTGGTGCTGGTGCAGGGGCATGAAGGATCGGACGCGGCGGGGCATGTGATCGAAGCCTTTGGCCATTTCCTGATCGGCGGCGATTATGTCGTCGGCATCTTCGTCTTTGCGATCCTGATGATCATCAACCTCGTCGTCATCACCAAGGGCGCGGGGCGCGTGTCGGAAGTGTCGGCGCGCTTCACCCTCGACGCCTTGCCGGGCAAGCAGATGGCCATCGACGCGGACCTGAACGCGGGCCTGCTGACGCCGGAGGAAGCCAAGGTGCGCCGCCGCGAAGTCGCGACGGAAGCGGACTTCTACGGCTCCATGGACGGCGCGAGCAAGTTCGTGAAGGGCGATGCGGTCGCGGGCATACTGATCCTGGCCATCAACATCGTGGGCGGCATCATATTGGGCGTGGTAAGCCATGGCCTGTCGATGGGCGAGGCCGCGCAGACCTATATCGTGCTGGCCATCGGCGATGCGCTGGTGGCGCAGGTGCCCGCGCTGCTGCTGTCCATCGCGGCGGCGGCCATCGTCACCCGCGTCGGCAGCGAGCAGGACCTGGGAGGCCAGATCACCAGCCAGTTCGGTTCGGGCCGCGCCTGGGTGCCGGTCGCGGCGATCCTGGCTTTCCTGGGCGTGCTGCCGGGGATGCCGCACTTCATCATCCTGACCGCCGCCGCCGTGGCGGGAGGGATCGCATGGCAGCTCCGCAAGGCAGGCCAGCGCAAGGCGGCGGAACCCGCCCCCGCGCCGCCGCCCGCCAATCCGGCGCTGATCGAATGGGATGACGTGTCGGACGGCGCGATATTGGGGCTGGAGATCGGCTATGGCCTGATTTCGCTGGTCGATGAGCGCAAGGGCGCGCCTTTGATGGCGCGGATCACGGGCATCCGGCGGCAATTGTCCAAGGAACTGGGCTTTGTCGTGCCGATGGTGCGGGTGAAGGACAATCTGTCGCTGGAACCCAATCAATATCGCATCACCATCGCCGGCGTGGTCGTGGGCGAGGACGAGATCTGGCCAGAGGATCTGCTGGCGCTGGACAGCGGCGCGCTGGAAGGCACGGTTTCGGGGCGCGAGACGAAAGATCCCACTTTCGGGCTGGAAGCGGTGTGGATTTCGCCCGCCAGGCGCAGCGAAGCGGTGATTGCAGGCTATACCGTGGTCGATCCGCCGACGGTGGTGGCGACCCATCTCAACCAGCTCATCGCCATGAATGCGAGCGAGATGTTCGGGCTGGACGAAGCGCGCAAGCTGCTCGACAACCTCAAGGACGCCGCGCCGCAACTGGTCGATGGGCTGACGCCGGGGCTGCTCAGCCTCACGCAGATTTCCGCGCTGTGCCGGGCGCTGCTGTCCGAAGGGATCGCGCTCAAGGACTTCCGCCGCATCTGCGAGGCGATGGTCGACGCCGCGCGGCCCGACATGTCGCACGAACAGCTTGTCGAAGCGGTGCGGCAGCGGATCGGCGCGCTCATCATCCAGGGCCTTGTGCCGGTGAAGATGCCGCTGCCCGTCATCACGCTGGACGGCGATCTGGAGGCGCTGCTGGCGCAGGCGATGCGGGTGGCGGGCGACGCCAAGCATCCCATCGAGCCTGCGCTCGCCAACCGCATCATCGAAGCGGTGGTGCAGGCGGCGCGGCCCCTGCTGGGGCAGGCGCGCAACTTCGCCATCGTGACGTCGCCGATCGCGCGGCGGGCGCTGGCGCGGCTGTTCAAGCCGCATCTGCCGGAAACGCCGGTGCTGTCCTTCCTGGAAATTCCCGACGGCAAGGGAGTCGAGGTCGTCGCCGTGGTCGGCGGCGAGCAGCGGCCCATCCCGCGCCATGATCCCGCACCCGCGCGCGAGCGGGTCGCCTGA